The following proteins come from a genomic window of Sorex araneus isolate mSorAra2 chromosome 1, mSorAra2.pri, whole genome shotgun sequence:
- the LOC101555539 gene encoding olfactory receptor 10AC1-like isoform X2 has product MLLFLCQLAAIEFCYSLVVVPRSLADLAAPLRGPGSPISYLGCAVQMQMFVALGGTECFLLAAMAYDRYVAICHPLRYPALVTPGLCGRMALACCLGGLAVSVGLTVAVFHLPFCGSCLLVHFFCDITALLHLACTRSYADELPLLGACLVLLLLPSALILTSYGAIAGALRRLHSPEGRSKAASTCASHLAVTFLHYGCATYMYVRPKAAYTPQRDRVLALVYTNVTPLLYPLIYSLRNREITSAIGRVLGRRRA; this is encoded by the coding sequence ATGCTGCTCTTCCTGTGCCAGCTGGCGGCCATCGAGTTCTGCTACTCGCTGGTGGTGGTGCCCCGCTCGCTGGCCGACCTGGCGGCGCCCCTGCGGGGCCCGGGCAGCCCCATCTCCTATCTGGGCTGCGCCGTGCAGATGCAGATGTTCGTGGCGCTGGGCGGCACCGAGTGCTTCCTGCTGGCCGCGATGGCCTacgaccgctacgtggccatctgccacccgcTGCGCTACCCGGCGCTGGTGACGCCGGGGCTGTGCGGGCGCATGGCGCTGGCCTGCTGCCTGGGGGGGCTGGCCGTGTCGGTGGGGCTCACGGTGGCCGTCTTCCACCTGCCCTTCTGCGGCTCGTGCCTGCTGGTGCACTTCTTCTGCGACATCACGGCGCTGCTGCACCTGGCGTGCACGCGCAGCTACGCGGACGAGCTGCCGCTGCTGGGCGCCTgcctggtgctgctgctgctgccctcgGCGCTCATCCTCACGTCGTACGGGGCCATCGCGGGCGCGCTGCGCCGCCTGCACTCGCCCGAGGGCCGCAGCAAGGCCGCCTCCACCTGCGCCTCGCACCTGGCCGTCACCTTCCTGCACTACGGCTGCGCCACCTACATGTACGTGCGCCCCAAGGCGGCCTACACCCCGCAGCGGGACCGCGTCCTGGCGCTCGTCTACACCAACGTCACGCCGCTGCTCTACCCGCTCATCTACAGCCTGCGCAACCGCGAGATCACCTCGGCCATCGGCAGGGTGCTGGGGCGCCGCCGGGCCTAG
- the LOC101555539 gene encoding olfactory receptor 10AC1-like isoform X1, with amino-acid sequence MDSPSNATSPCGFLLQGFSEFPHLRPALFLLLLGVHLATLGGNLLILVAVTSAPNPPPMLLFLCQLAAIEFCYSLVVVPRSLADLAAPLRGPGSPISYLGCAVQMQMFVALGGTECFLLAAMAYDRYVAICHPLRYPALVTPGLCGRMALACCLGGLAVSVGLTVAVFHLPFCGSCLLVHFFCDITALLHLACTRSYADELPLLGACLVLLLLPSALILTSYGAIAGALRRLHSPEGRSKAASTCASHLAVTFLHYGCATYMYVRPKAAYTPQRDRVLALVYTNVTPLLYPLIYSLRNREITSAIGRVLGRRRA; translated from the coding sequence ATGGACAGCCCCAGCAATGCCACCTCCCCGTGCGGCTTTCTCCTCCAGGGCTTCTCGGAGTTCCCGCACCTGCGGCCGGCGCTgttcctgctgctgctgggcGTGCACCTGGCCACGCTGGGCGGGAACCTGCTCATCCTGGTGGCCGTGACCTCGGCGCCCAACCCGCCGCCCATGCTGCTCTTCCTGTGCCAGCTGGCGGCCATCGAGTTCTGCTACTCGCTGGTGGTGGTGCCCCGCTCGCTGGCCGACCTGGCGGCGCCCCTGCGGGGCCCGGGCAGCCCCATCTCCTATCTGGGCTGCGCCGTGCAGATGCAGATGTTCGTGGCGCTGGGCGGCACCGAGTGCTTCCTGCTGGCCGCGATGGCCTacgaccgctacgtggccatctgccacccgcTGCGCTACCCGGCGCTGGTGACGCCGGGGCTGTGCGGGCGCATGGCGCTGGCCTGCTGCCTGGGGGGGCTGGCCGTGTCGGTGGGGCTCACGGTGGCCGTCTTCCACCTGCCCTTCTGCGGCTCGTGCCTGCTGGTGCACTTCTTCTGCGACATCACGGCGCTGCTGCACCTGGCGTGCACGCGCAGCTACGCGGACGAGCTGCCGCTGCTGGGCGCCTgcctggtgctgctgctgctgccctcgGCGCTCATCCTCACGTCGTACGGGGCCATCGCGGGCGCGCTGCGCCGCCTGCACTCGCCCGAGGGCCGCAGCAAGGCCGCCTCCACCTGCGCCTCGCACCTGGCCGTCACCTTCCTGCACTACGGCTGCGCCACCTACATGTACGTGCGCCCCAAGGCGGCCTACACCCCGCAGCGGGACCGCGTCCTGGCGCTCGTCTACACCAACGTCACGCCGCTGCTCTACCCGCTCATCTACAGCCTGCGCAACCGCGAGATCACCTCGGCCATCGGCAGGGTGCTGGGGCGCCGCCGGGCCTAG